The following are encoded together in the Mycosarcoma maydis chromosome 4, whole genome shotgun sequence genome:
- a CDS encoding glutamine amidotransferase subunit DUG2 (related to DUG2 - putative di- and tri-peptidase): protein MCSPNVHFQHFLGHPSSSFGQLDNNILSLAQARSAGVSSLSGASNTNASVAASTSALLSHSINHQSSVLSLAVDERRNLLYSGSQEGHINVWDLAEFHSIAQLQGHTASVLALEVAPEKNWLFSSSGDNTVRVWDTLTNLPLFLVHPAEDGVGDIFALKWCSTLETLYIGCQSTSIQWICLAGFDKQNHRGRGGNGIVNESEERHTNGESGAHETGLDSPLISSPDLVSRPHKFFDSIPVALSRSGLGSAGTSTPTRATARPSAAPMHSTVRVPILQKTPVLVESEQPDHTHGVLSTPGATENVLRAASKRLDSTAIGSTANTAGDAGVDNASVSVRTLLVPPSSSVPSAHFGYVYCLTLLTLEGDTEHPTVLASGSGDETIKLWHATRSGLFLLATLESPNADGNAVLALGSWKTTLFAGLQGGEVEVWDLETCTLVRTIRAHTDDVICLETCPESGLLFTAGADGRVHTWNRSFRCISRLQAHDGIVLSLAKVSDTPSGKTRETAVRNQAQGGISASGQTSKVAQLITGSSDNLIKIWDVVPIQPSAPFSLARHAAATAAETAALGRDAERLSLNNATPSLSSTPIATANANANANANAAANVVGHEATSMLALSSSGASSEVESAQWPLLRSLLRKFISYPSISSSEEHREDCRQAAHFLKSCFQELGAEARILPNSVGTNCLVLATFKANAYRSRRRRTEAANLDRSRSASSSTSTSTLSSTSTGSSESQFDSDRNALDADDTDEGEGLSGSIMFDHLQGRVEEAQDTGDKDGRCRASQPRHEKRCLFYGHYDCIAAEGNWTSDPFTLDGRDGYLYGRGVSDNKGPILAAACAVHHLLSTRRLYSDVVFLIEGEEENGSVGFVEAVRKYKTEIGEIDVILLSNSYWLDEETPCLTIGLRGVVRATVSVTSGDRDVHSGVEGGAIREPMVDMVKLLAQLTGQGESVALPGFYDSVRPTTDLEIEAYKDIVRIKQSHKTVTQMDSETVESLMAKWRNPSLSVHNIRVSGPGNSTVIPSSVSAQVSLRLVPEQDLPTIEASLVQHVNTTFDRLYPTLTRPSIKNKVSVSVDHRADWWLGSDSSSFFQLLREAVKQEWNAEPISIREGGSIPAIAILEKELGAGAVHLPMGQSSDNAHLPDERLRQRNLVKGQNVIRRFIQGLSSI from the coding sequence ATGTGCTCGCCCAACGTTCACTTTCAACACTTTCTCGGCCATCCTTCCTCCTCATTCGGTCAGCTCGACAACAACATCCTCAGCCTAGCTCAAGCCAGATCGGCGGGTGTGTCCTCTCTGTCCGGCGCTTCCAACACAAACGCATCCGTGGCTGCCTCCACCAGCGCACTGTTGAGCCACTCGATCAACCACCAATCTTCGGTCCTCTCCCTGGCTGTAGATGAACGTCGCAATCTGCTCTACTCGGGCTCACAGGAGGGTCACATCAACGTATGGGACCTTGCCGAATTTCACTCCATCGCGCAGCTTCAGGGACACACAGCAAGTGTACTTGCGCTCGAAGTGGCTCCCGAGAAGAACTGGCTGTTTAGCTCGTCTGGCGACAATACTGTACGGGTATGGGATACTTTGACGAATCTACCCCTCTTTCTGGTCCATCCTGCTGAAGACGGTGTTGGCGACATATTTGCACTCAAGTGGTGTTCCACGCTAGAAACGCTCTACATAGGATGCCAGTCGACGTCGATACAGTGGATCTGTCTAGCAGGTTTCGACAAACAGAATCACCGAGGCAGAGGTGGCAATggcatcgtgaatgagtCTGAAGAGCGACATACCAACGGCGAATCTGGTGCACACGAGACTGGGCTAGATAGTCCTCTTATATCCAGTCCAGACCTGGTGTCGCGACCGCACAAGTTCTTCGACTCGATTCCCGTGGCGCTCAGCAGGTCCGGCTTGGGCAGCGCGGGCACATCTACACCTACTCGCGCAACTGCAAGACCGTCTGCCGCGCCAATGCATAGCACTGTCAGAGTCCCTATACTGCAGAAGACGCCAGTTCTTGTCGAATCCGAGCAACCCGATCATACTCACGGAGTGCTCTCCACGCCAGGCGCGACAGAAAACGTTCTGCGTGCGGCTTCAAAGCGTCTAGACAGTACAGCCATTGGCTCCACCGCAAACACAGCCGGCGATGCTGGTGTCGACAATGCGTCGGTATCTGTACGCACTCTGCTTGTGCCACCTTCCTCTTCTGTTCCTTCCGCCCACTTTGGCTATGTCTACTGCCTTACGCTTCTGACTCTCGAGGGAGATACCGAACATCCCACGGTGCTTGCATCTGGCTCAGGCGATGAGACCATCAAGCTCTGGCATGCGACCCGGTCTGGTCTCTTTTTACTCGCCACGCTCGAAAGCCCGAACGCCGACGGCAACGCCGTGCTCGCACTTGGTTCATGGAAGACGACACTCTTTGCTGGATTACAAGGCGGTGAAGTGGAGGTGTGGGATCTGGAGACGTGCACACTGGTACGCACTATCCGTGCGCATACAGACGATGTGATCTGCCTCGAGACGTGCCCGGAATCGGGGCTGCTCTTTACCGCTGGCGCTGACGGCAGAGTGCATACCTGGAATAGATCCTTCAGATGCATCAGCAGACTGCAGGCACACGACGGTATTGTGCTGTCGCTAGCCAAGGTGAGTGACACGCCATCTGGCAAGACACGAGAAACTGCAGTTCGCAACCAAGCCCAAGGCGGTATAAGTGCAAGTGGTCAGACATCCAAAGTCGCGCAGCTCATCACAGGCTCAAGTGACAATTTAATCAAGATCTGGGACGTGGTTCCAATCCAACCTTCAGCACCATTTTCATTGGCAAGacacgcagcagcaacagcagcagaaacAGCCGCACTCGGAAGAGATGCCGAACGGCTGTCTCTCAACAATGCAACACCATCGCTGAGCTCAACGCCGATCGCCACCGCCAATGCcaacgcaaacgcaaacgcaaacgcaGCTGCCAATGTAGTCGGCCACGAAGCAACGTCCATGCTCGCCTTGTCGTCTAGTGGAGCCAGTAGTGAGGTCGAATCAGCGCAGTGGCCGCTCCTCCGTTCGCTCTTGCGCAAGTTCATCTCGTATCCCAGCATCAGTTCGAGCGAAGAGCACCGAGAAGATTGTCGACAAGCGGCTCACTTTCTCAAAAGCTGTTTTCAAGAACTTGGTGCTGAAGCGCGGATCCTGCCAAATTCGGTAGGAACAAACTGTTTGGTGCTTGCAACATTCAAAGCGAACGCATACAGATCCAGACGACGGCGAACAGAAGCTGCCAATCTGGACCGCTCCagaagcgcttcgagctcgacgtcgacttCGACGTTGAGTTCGACATCGACTGGATCGTCCGAGTCACAATTTGACAGCGACAGGAACGCGCTTGATGCAGACGACACGGATGAAGGCGAGGGATTGAGTGGCTCGATTATGTTTGATCACCTGCAGGGTCGGGTCGAGGAAGCCCAAGATACGGGCGACAAAGATGGGCGTTGTCGTGCGTCACAACCGAGACATGAGAAACGCTGCTTATTCTACGGCCATTACGACTGCATTGCTGCCGAAGGGAACTGGACGTCTGATCCTTTCACGCTAGATGGACGTGATGGCTACCTGTACGGACGTGGCGTATCGGACAACAAGGGGCCTatcttggcagctgcgTGTGCGGTACACCATCTGCTCTCCACGCGCCGGCTGTATTCCGACGTGGTCTTTCTGATCGAAGGCGAGGAGGAAAATGGCTCGGTTGGATTTGTCGAGGCTGTGAGGAAGTACAAAACCGAGatcggcgagatcgacgtgATTCTGCTATCCAACTCGTACTGGTTGGACGAAGAGACTCCGTGTCTGACGATTGGATTGCGCGGTGTTGTGCGTGCGACGGTGAGCGTAACGAGCGGCGATCGCGATGTCCACTCGGGAGTGGAAGGTGGTGCTATTCGCGAACCTATGGTCGACATGGTCAAACTGCTTGCACAACTGACAGGCCAAGGCGAGTCGGTGGCACTACCCGGGTTTTACGACTCTGTTCGACCCACCACCGATCTCGAGATAGAAGCGTACAAAGACATTGTGCGCATCAAGCAATCGCACAAGACTGTGACGCAGATGGACAGCGAAACAGTGGAAAGCTTGATGGCCAAGTGGCGCAACCCGTCACTGTCAGTGCACAACATCCGCGTTTCGGGGCCTGGCAACTCGACTGTGATTCCATCATCGGTATCTGCCCAAGTCTCACTGCGTCTCGTACCGGAGCAAGACCTGCCTACGATCGAAGCATCCTTGGTGCAACATGTCAATACCACATTCGACCGGCTCTATCCGACGCTGACACGGCCCAgcatcaagaacaaggTGAGTGTCAGCGTCGATCACCGAGCTGACTGGTGGCTTGGCTCggattcgagcagctttttCCAACTGTTGCGAGAAGCGGTCAAGCAGGAATGGAATGCAGAGCCCATTTCAATCCGCGAGGGTGGAAGTATCCCAGCGATCGCGATCTTGGAGAAGGAGTTAGGAGCGGGCGCAGTGCATCTCCCGATGGGCCAGAGCAGCGATAATGCGCATCTGCCAGACGAGAGGTTGCGACAGAGGAATCTGGTCAAAGGTCAGAATGTGATCAGGAGGTTCATTCAAGGTTTGTCAAGCATTTAG